A window from Montipora capricornis isolate CH-2021 chromosome 7, ASM3666992v2, whole genome shotgun sequence encodes these proteins:
- the LOC138057049 gene encoding uncharacterized protein, whose protein sequence is MLNTGATAQQIGNFVMKDMALRDAVKAVLLKDINGQCQKLCKKSDDGSSVLRVPRSKHKSLEHFTWESIITEMKQHAPDVLDVLTTIAVPEIKEHTASQKIPPLCTAYGILMNTRWKELSLIQKVNGVLLGFGNATERTMKRLNVSGISITRDGYRSIMDDMGAQLVCSIRKNVGAGLEPRIVFDNLDFKILANIILQNHRNSDMHWIAHFLTFDRVSSENLDDSKPQVANVEDFELVEYLLNTSELEKLRRDFIVLVARALEEFFSFMATLGGDVIPKHISHRYSASMKKKSVIIGLPVVPFNQSKHSDVCQYLEYIQRLLIDIYKPEGNPGEPVNADDILKKSKVPLAGDLLGRERITGAKNTRLGCDRPSERFENIVETPALWHTKQSFLGFIWEQLYRPTAASGREAGTLYNFRQTFKLVNVPSKVTSNYSACESLMLSVTKAYLCEAFMTWAEMPNLDALPSWFKEVQTEEDHSLKWQILECHLGKFVDEFVLTEFDVEKAWRKQAEQREEQIQEQHMRVQQTIEQQSTVAGDSVTSHAATITRDAKTPGTIVIMLQRSLEYTVLGVGQVVNVDVEGSQVPDNNIPVHVASVEPCASGILVPGQVVFWPFDMLAVYRPPNPPSHYSDRLPPAQEEQNCTSTISNIPNGSPEDCQLNYGLQVIQLGMMLMQLNDTEREGDGDRSLINWKMLMLYFRCRPRGMKYAYEAMRFITYIKAIYPEKTAHRILHGQFVNPRGGEGNNYANDLKMEHCIQDNKLSMRGMRANKTLKAVQRCSGSSYGQKQFSIQFDEQSNIPPESTSHTHACTTDDVKAMLEILQQIKPFQFNAGRLLNSFPHISKSPLDKLDVALLHTWLTSNRRKLFAGVVEFAVEESEEHPSENDDDDDDSVEEDNF, encoded by the exons ATGCTGAATACTGGAGCAACAGCTCAGCAGATTGGGAACTTTGTGATGAAAGACATGGCTTTGAGAGATGCAGTAAAGGCAGTTCTCCTTAAGGATATCAATGGCCAGTGCCAGAAACTTTGCAAGAAGAGTGATGATGGCTCGTCAGTTTTGCGAGTGCCACGCTCTAAGCACAAG AGCTTAGAACATTTCACATGGGAAAGTATTATCACTGAGATGAAACAACATGCTCCAGATGTATTGGATGTCCTTACAACTATTGCTGTACCGGAAATAAAAGAACATACTGCATCACAGAAAATTCCACCCTTGTGCACTGCATATGGAATTCTTATGAACACCAGATGGAAAGAACTGAGCCTCATTCAAAAAGTCAATGGCGTCCTGCTTGGTTTTGGAAATGCTACTGAGAGG ACAATGAAAAGACTAAATGTAAGTGGAATATCCATCACAAGAGATGGCTACCGGTCAATAATGGATGACATGGGAGCACAGCTGGTTTGCTCTATTCGAAAGAATGTTGGTGCTGGCCTTGAACCCCGCATAGTATTCGACAATCTGGATTTTAAAATCTTGGCTAATATAATCCTGCAAAACCACAGAAATTCGGACATGCATTGGATTGCGCATTTCCTAACCTTTGACAGGGTCAGCTCTGAAAACCTTGATGACTCAAAGCCTCAAGTGGCCAATGTTGAGGACTTTGAGCTAGTTGAGTATTTATTAAACACGAGTGAATTGGAAAAGCTCCGCAGGGATTTTATTGTGCTGGTGGCCCGTGCCTTGGAggaatttttcagttttatggCAACACTGGGAGGGGATGTCATTCCCAAACATATTTCTCACAG GTACTCTGCTTCAATGAAAAAGAAGTCTGTTATCATTGGCCTGCCCGTTGTAccctttaaccaatcaaaacattCTGATGTTTGTCAGTACCTGGAATATATACAAAGACTGCTTATTGACATTTACAAACCAGAG GGTAATCCTGGTGAACCTGTCAATGCTGATGATATTCTCAAGAAATCGAAAGTGCCTCTTGCAGGTGACCTCCTTGGCAGAGAACGGATAACTGGAGCAAAGAATACCAGACTTGGTTGCGATAGGCCATCAGAGAGGTTTGAGAATATTGTTGAGACACCAGCTCTTTGGCACACGAAGCAGTCCTTCCTAGGG TTCATATGGGAGCAACTGTATCGGCCAACAGCTGCAAGTGGTAGAGAGGCAGGAACCCTTTATAACTTCAGACAAACATTCAAGCTGGTCAATGTGCCATCCAAGGTGACAAGCAACTACTCTGCTTGCGAGTCTCTTATGCTGTCTGTTACAAAAGCCTATTTGTGTGAAGCCTTTATGACATGGGCTGAAATGCCAAATCTAGATGCCCTCCCATCATGGTTCAAAGAAGTGCAAACAGAGGAGGATCATTCATTAAAATGGCAAATCCTTGAATGTCACCTTGGAAAGTTTGTGGACGAGTTTGTCTTGACGGAGTTTGATGTGGAGAAGGCATGGCGCAAACAAGCTGAGCAAAGAGAGGAGCAAATCCAAGAGCAGCACATGAGAGTACAGCAGACCATAGAGCAGCAAAGTACTGTAGCTGGTGACAGTGTAACATCCCATGCTGCTACCATTACCCGGGATGCAAAGACTCCTG GAACAATTGTAATAATGTTACAAAGATCCCTTGAATATACTGTTCTTGGTGTTGGTCAAGTTGTCAATGTTGATGTCGAGGGTAGCCAAGTGCCTGACAACAATATACCAGTCCATGTGGCCTCTGTTGAACCATGTGCTTCAGGCATTTTGGTACCAGGGCAGGTTGTGTTTTGGCCCTTTGACATGTTGGCAGTATACAGACCACCAAACCCACCTTCACATTACTCAGACAGATTGCCACCAGCACAAGAAGAGCAGAATTGCACAAGTACCATTTCCAATATTCCCAATGGCAGCCCAGAAGACTGCCAATTAAATTATGGGCTTCAAGTTATTCAACTTGGTATGATGTTAATGCAACTTAATGACACTGAACGTGAAGGAGATGGTGACCGGAGCCTGATAAATTGGAAAATGCTTATGTTGTATTTTAGGTGCAGGCCTCGAGGAATGAAATATGCATATGAGGCCATGAGGTTTATAACCTATATCAAAGCAATATACCCTGAGAAAACTGCTCACAGAATACTCCATGGCCAATTTGTAAACCCAAGGGGTGGGGAAGGCAACAATTATGCCAACGATCTGAAAATGGAACATTGTATACAGGACAATAAACTCTCAATGAGGGGTATGCGAGCAAACAAAACCCTTAAAGCTGTCCAAAGATGTTCCGGATCATCTTATGGGCAGAAGCAATTCTCCATCCAGTTTGATGAACAGAGTAACATACCTCCAGAATCTACATCTCACACTCATGCTTGCACAACAGATGATGTGAAAGCCATGCTGGAAATTTTGCAGCAGATTAAGCCCTTTCAGTTCAATGCTGGGAGACTGCTCAATTCCTTCCCACATATTTCTAAGAGTCCATTAGACAAACTAGATGTGGCACTTCTCCATACCTGGCTTACAAGCAACAGGCGTAAGCTGTTTGCTGGGGTAGTTGAGTTTGCTGTTGAAGAATCAGAAGAACACCCCTCAgaaaatgacgatgatgatgatgacagtgtTGAAGAGGATAATTTTTAG